The region GCTGCCTCAGCACGTTCACGATGTGATTGTCCGCCTGCAACAGCAGCATACCGACCCGCTGGCGGCGTTTGTGTACGACCTGACGGCGCTGCGCCAGCACGTCGGCGAGGTGATGGCGGCGCTGCCGCCGGGCGTCGAACTCTATTACGCCATCAAAGCCAACAGTGAAAAACCGATTCTGGACGCGCTCGCGCCGTTGGTGCACGGTTTTGAAATCTCGTCGGGCGGTGAAATCGCGCGCGTGGCCGGTTGCGACACACGCAAACCCTTCGTGTTCTCCGGGCCGGGAAAGCTGGACTCTGACTTCGACCTGGCGCTGGAACAGGGCGTGGAAGCGGTACATGTTGAGAGTCGCCACGAGATTGCGCGCCTGCAACAGCGGGCGAAGCAGCACGGCGTGGTCCAGCCGGTGTTCATCCGCATCAATCCGGAACTGGCGTCGTCGCTGACCAGCAAGCTGGCGATGGCCGGAACGCCGACGCCGTTCGGCATGGATGAAGCCGACCTGGCGGATGCGGTGCGGGAGGTGGATAACGCCAGCCATCTGCAACTGAAAGGATTTCATGTCCACGCCATGTCGCACCAGATGGTGGTGGCGCGGCACCAGCAACTGCTGGATCTCTACCTGACGCGCTGGCCGCAGTGGAGAGCGCTGTCCGCGCATCCGCAGCATATCACCCACCTGAACGTGGGCGGCGGCATCGGCGTGCCGTACCTGACGCCGGAGCGTTTCGACTGGCCGGCGCTGTGCGATTACCTGCGCACGCGGCTGGCGCAACAGCCGGACGCGCCGATTGTCCGTTTTGAACCGGGGCGTTTCATCAGCGCCTACTGCGGTTATTACGCCATCGAGGTGCTGGATAAAAAGCGCAGCCACGGCAAACATTTTCTGGTTTGTCGCGGCGGCACCCATCAGTTCCGCCTGCCGGTAGCGCAGGGGCACGATCATCCGGTGATCCACCTGCCGCTGGCGTCGGCGCCGACAACCGGCGAGACGCGCGACTGGACGGTGGTCGGCCAGCTGTGCACGCCGAAAGATGTGCTCAGCCGCGACCAGCGCCTGACCGACGTCAATATCGGTGATCTGCTGGTATTGCCGCTGGCGGGCGCCTACGGCTACAACATTTCTCATGCCGACTTCCTGTGTCATCCGCGTCCCGGTCAGTATTTCATCACTGATGAGGGTCTTATTACTGACGCGCTTTTCACTACTGACGACGGCATGACGGCGGATGTGGCCGGAGCGGTGAGCCGTGTGGAATAACGCCGTCCCCCGTTGGCTGGTGGTGGTCAATGTGCTGCTCGGCACCACGACCGTCAGCCTGAATAACAGTACGCTCAATCCGGCGCTGCCGGCGTTTATCGAGGTGTTTCATATCGGGCCGCTGCTCGCCACCTGGATCGTGGCGGCGTTCATGGTCAGCATGGGCATGACCATGCCGTTGACCGGCTATCTCGGGTACCGGCTGGGCAACAAACCGCTCTATTTGCTGGGCGTGGCGCTGTTTATCAGCGGTTCGCTGTTGGGGATGCTGGCGGATTCCATCTCGCTGGTGATCGCCGCCCGGACGGTGCAGGGCGTCGCCAGCGGGTTGATGATCCCGCTGTCGTTGACGCTGATTTTTTCGGTGTACCCCAAACAGGAACGGGGCGGCATTACCGGCGTCTGGGGCGCCATCGTGATGCTGGCCCCGGCGCTGGGGCCGCTGTGCGGCGGCATTCTGCTGGAGTGGTTCAGCTGGCGGGCGCTGTTCGCCATGAACATTCCTGTCGGCGCGCTGGCGCTGCTGATGGGGCTGGTGGTGCTGCCGAAAACCGCACCGGGTGAGCGCAAACCGTTCGATATGACCGGCTATGTGTTGGTGTCCGCCGGCATCGGGTTGCTGATGGTCGGCGCCGGACGATTGCATCATGCCGCGGCGCTGGCTAATCCACTCAATCTCCTGATGCTACTGGCGGCTGCGGTTTGCCTGACCGCGTTTGTCCGCGTCGAGCTGCGTAAGCGCGAACCGCTGCTTAACCTGCGTATTTTTCAACTGCACGGCTATCGGCTGAGCGTGGTGATCGCCGTGGTGCAGTCGGTCGGGATGTTCGAGTGTCTGGTGTTGTTGCCGATGCTGGTGCAGATGGTGATGGGGTACAGCGCTATCTGGACCGGGCTGGCGCTGTTGTGCACCGCGCTGTTCGCCAGCCTGTTCGGCAAGATAGGCGGCAGCCTGCTCGACCGTCACGGCCCGTCGCGGGTAGTGGGCGTCGGGGTATTGCTGACCGCGCTGGCGACCGTCGGGTTGGGCATGGCGGGCGCGCAGACGTCGATTGGCGTGGTGTTCGGCTGGATGATGCTGCGCGGTGCCGGGCTGGGGCTGTCCTACATGCCGGTCACCACCGCCGGGCTGAATGTGCTGCCGGAAATTCTGGTCACGCAGGGCGCCGCGATGAACAACATTTCGCGTCGGCTGGTGTCGTCGCTGGCAATCGTGATGGCGTCGCTGTACCTCGAATTCCGGCTGGCGGACAGCGGGCTGGCGCACGAAGCCGTACGCGCCGCCGCCATCAGCGAAACCTTTATCGCCACCGGCATGCTGATCTTACTGGCGCTGCCGTGCGCCCTGCGTTTTCCCACGGCAACCGATGAGGCGGCGGCGAACGCCCTATTGGCCGGCGCGTCGACGTTGCCGGCAGGTACGCGGGAGTCGCGCTGAGGCGTGACGGATTACCCGCCATGTTGTTTTACTGATGATGTTGTTTTTACTGACAACGTTATTTTTACTGACAAGGTTAAGAGATCGTATGGAAACATTATCCCCCGTCGTATTTCAGGACACCGCCTGCGACTGGCTGCCGCACATGGATGCGCAGCGTTATCAGCTGGTGGAACAGCGTGTGGTCGGGCAACTGCTGCAAACGCTGCTGTACGAGGATGTGCTGCCTTATCGTCGCACGCCGATCGGCGACGGCAACAGCCAGTTTGCGATAACCGGGCGCGATGCGCAGCAGGTGCCGGTGGAGTACCGCTGCAACGGGTTGTTTAGCGACAGCTTCGACCTGATCCGCCTCGACTACGCCAGCGTGCGTCGTATCGGTCCTGACGGCGACGCGCAGTCGCCCAACCTGCATCAGATGCTGGAAGAACTGCTGGGCGAGCAGGAGAGCAATCCATTCCTGACGCGTTTCGTACAGGAACTGGAGCAGACCCAACTGAAGGATTTGCAGTCGCGAGCGCAGGATTATCAACCCGGAAAACCGGCGCATCAGCTCAGTTTCGACCAGCTGGAGCGCCACTTTATGGACGCCCACAGCTACCATCCCTGCTACAAGTCGCGTATCGGCTTCAGCCTGCAGGATAATGCCCAGTGGGGGCCGGAGTTCGGCCAGCCTTTCGCCATCGTCTGGCTGGCGCTGGCGAAGCCTCTGGCGTCTGCCAACCACTCGTCCAAACTGGATCTGGACGATTTCCTGCAAACCGAATTCGGCGCGGCGCGCTGGCAGGCGTTTGGCGAACAGCTGGCGCGTCAGGGGCGCAAAGCGCAAGACTATCAACTGATACCGGTGCACCCGTGGCAGTGGAAAAACGTGATTGCGCCGGTGTTTTATCCGGAGCTGGTCAGCGGCGAGCTGATTTACCTCGGCGCTTCCGATGACCGCTGGCAGGCGCAGCAGTCCATCCGTACGCTGGCTAACGTGACGGAGAAAACGCGCCCTTACGTCAAGCTGGCGATGAGCATGACCAACACCTCCAGCACCCGCATTCTGGCGCGGCACACGGTAATGAACGGACCGATCATCACCGACTGGCTGCAGCAGTTGATCGACACCGACCAGACCGCCCGTAACCTGAAATTCGTGATTCTCGGCGAGGTCGCCGGCGTGAGTTTCGACACCCAGCCGCTGCCCGCCACCCGTATGGCGCAGGCCTACGGCGTGATGGGCGCGATCTGGCGCGAAAGCATCCATCAGTATTTACAACCGGACGAACAGGCGGTGCCGTTCAACGGGTTGAGCCATGTCGAACACCGTTACGACGGCGGCGAGCAAGCGCCGTTTATCGATGCCTGGATTCGTCAGTACGGGCTGGAAGCCTGGACCCGTCAGCTGCTGCAAGTCACCGTGTCACCGATCATCCACATGCTGTACGCCGAAGGCATCGGCATGGAGTCGCACGGTCAGAATATCGTGCTGGTGGTGCGCGATGGCTGGCCGCAGCGTATTGCGCTTAAAGATTTCCACGATGGCGTGCGTTATTCGCCGGACCATCTGGCGCGCCCCGCCATGCGCCCGGATCTGGTGCCGCTGCCCGCCAGCCACGCCAAAATCAACCGCAATTCCTTCATTCTTACCGAGGATGTCAACGCGGTGCGTGATTTCACCTGCGACTCGTTCTTCTTCATCTGTCTGGCGGAAATGGCGATCTTCCTGCGCCGACATTACCCACTGCCGGAAGCGCAGTTCTGGGAAATGACGGCGGAGGTGGTGCTGCGTTATCAGGCCGAGCATCCGCAACACCGCTCGCGCTACAGCTTGTTTGATGTGTTTGCGCCGACCTACGAGGTGGAGGAGCTAACCAAACGCCGGTTGCTGGGCGACGGCGAGCGCCGCTTTAAATCGGTGCCGAACCCGTTGCACCTGTTCAGACCGTCGTCATGCTAAGAACCAACCAACTCAAGCGCAAGCTGGCGGCGGGTTCGCCGGTATACGGGTTGATTGCCTCGATCCCTTCACCGGTGTCGGTGGAGTTGATCGCCGAAGCCGGGTTCGATTTCGTGATTATCGATACCGAACATGTGCTGATTAACCCGGAAACGGTGGAGAACATGATCCGGGTGGCGGAAAGCTACGCGCTGACGCCGCTGGTGCGCGTGGCCGACGCTAACCCCAAAACTATGCTGCGCCTGCTGGACGGCGGCGCGCAGGGCATCGTGCTGCCGATGGTGGAACAGGCCGAGCAGGTACGCGCGGCGGTGCGCGCCTGCCACTACCACCCGCAGGGCGAGCGCAGCCTTAACAGCGGCCGTCCCGGCGCATTCGGCAAGCACAGCCTGGCGGAATACGTTGCGCTGGCGAACCGGGAAATCATGCTGGTGGCGATGATCGAAAGCGCCGAGGGCGTGCGTCAGGCCGACGCGATCGCCGCTGTAGAGGGGCTGGACATGATTCTCGAAGGCGCGGCGGATCTCTCCCAGTCGCTGGGGATGCCGTGGCAGACCGCGGCAGCGCCGGTGCAGGCGGCGCTGGCCGAGGTGCGGCGGGCCGCCGACGCGCATGCCGTGGCGTATTGCGCCATTCCCCGCCAGCACGACGATCATGCACGCTGGCGCGAGCAGGGCGTGCACGCTTTTGTATTGGGCGACGAACGCGGTATCGCGTTTCGTGCTTTACAGGCCAGACTGGCCGCAACGATTTCAGCAGAAGGACAATGATCCGATGGAAGGTAATGTGATGGACAGTAATGCGATGAAAACGACGTCTCACTACAAGGATGCCGGTCACAGCGTGATGCAGGATCTGGTGGATTGCCTGCTGGCCGAGGAGTTCTTTGGCCCGCAACTCCTGGCGTTGTACACCCCCAATGAGTGGCGGCAGCAGTACGGCCAACCGGTGCCGTTCGGCGCACTGGATAGCGCGGCCTGCCTGTGGCGCTGGTGCAGCGACGAACGTGAACAGCGTCATCTGGTGGTGGCGTTGCGCCCCGGTATTACCCAGCGTTGGGAAAAAGTGCCGGACACGATGGTTTACGCCTGGCAGCAGGGCGGCAATGACTGGCGTGAACTGGAGCCGGAAAGCTTTATGAATCTGGTGTTCGCCGGCCAGCACGGTGAAGAAGGCAATGCCGGTGACACTCATGCCGCGGAAAATAATGCTAAAGGGCAGGCGCTGTTTCTGGATGTGCTTAACACCAGCGTCGAGCAGACCGCGCTGTCGCGCGAGCACCGCATCGATACCGATAACCTGCTGACGCGCAGCAACGCCGATTTCTTCCATGTGATGGAGCGGTGGGCGTCGCTGCGCGATCGTCCGTTCCACCCGACGGCGAAAGCCAAACAGGGGCTGAATGCGGAAGAATACCGCCGCTACGTGGCCGAGTTCGCCGAGCCGGTGGCGCTGAACTGGGTGGCGGTGGCGAAAGATCGCCTGCAATGCGGCGACGGCATCAGCGATACGGCTGACCAGTATCCGGCGGGCTATTTGCTGCCGCAGGCGGAACAGGTTGCACTGCAACAGGAACTGGCTGCGCGCGGTATCGCCGACACCCACATCGCCTTGCCGGTGCACCCGTGGCAGTTCGACCACATTCTGGAAACCCAACTGGGCGACGCCTTTCGCAACGGCGACTGCCACCGGCTGGATTTCAGCGCCGCCCGCTATCTGCCGACCTCGTCACTGCGCTCAATGACGCCGTGCTTCGCCAGCGCCGATTACCTCAAACTGCCGATGGCGGTCTATTCACTGGGGGCGTCGCGTTACCTGCCGGCGGTGAAAATGATCAACGGCGGGCTGAGCGAAGCGCTGCTGCGTCAGGCACATGACAAGGACGCGGTGTTGCAGGAACGGCTTTACCTGTGCGACGAAGGCAAGTGGTGGGCGTTTATGCCGCCGCAGGCCACGTTGTTTGACGAAGCGCCGCGCCACCTGTCGGCGATGGTGCGCAGTTATCCGTCAGCGCTGTTCGACGACCCGGACTACCGCCTGATGCCGATGGCGGCGCTGGGTACGCCGCTGCCGGGCAGCAGCCGTCATTTCTTTGACGACTGGCTGGCGTATCGCGGCTTGCCGACGAACGCCGATTCGGTCTTGACATTGTTCGCTGAGCTTTGTCATTGTTTCTTCGACATTAATTTCCGCATGTTCCGGTTGGGGATGCTGGGCGAGATCCACGGCCAGAATGCGGTGCTGGTATGGAAAGCCGGTCAGGCCCACGGCCTGCTGCTGCGCGATCACGACTCGCTGCGCATCCACGTGCCGACGCTGGAACAGAACGGCATGCAGGACCCGATGTACCGTATCAAGCAGGGCCATGCCAACACGCTTTACCACGAGCGTCTGGACGATCTGCTGTTCTGGCTGCAAACGCTGGGCATTCAGGTCAACATGCGGGCGATTATCGAAACGCTGTCGCTGACCTATGAGGTGGAAGCCGCGACGCTGTGGGGCGTGATGCGCCGTGAAATCAACGGCGCCATTGACCGTGCCGGCTTTGCCGCCGACACGCAGGCGATGCTGAAAACCCGCTTGTTCGACGCGCCGAACTGGCCGCAGAAACTGCTGATTACCCCGATGATCGCCCGCGCCGGCGGACCGGGGAGTATGCCGTTCGGCAAGGGGGAAGTGATTAATCCATTTCAGTCCATTATTGTTAACAAACAATAGGGTGTCTTTGTCGTTATCGGGTTCATGTAAGGGCAGAGAGAAATTTCGTGCGGGATAAGCTACGGCTCACTTTTGCGACGTTATCGCACGCACGACAAGGAGAGGCTCAAACGCCGCCTCTCCTTGACCACTGGCTGGTGGCTAAACTGTGCCGCTGCGCGGTGCCTTCGGCGTTCGCCTTCGCTGTTCGGGCCGCCCGTGACGCGTTCCAGACGCGGCACGGGCTTTCGCCGCGTCCATGCGGCTCACCCGGCGAAGACGAACACCTCAGCACAGTTTTTGACGCCAGAGATCTCCTTTCTGAACTTAATGGGTTGGTCATCACTATGGAAAAGGCAGATCACATAGAATCGTGAATGAGTATTTACTTTCGCGCCGCCGATTGCTGCGGTTGTCGTTAAGCCTGTTGCCACTGGGACTGGGCCGGCCTGCGCTGGCCCAGTCCTTGTTTATGCCGCAACGGGTCATTACCCTGTTTCAGGGCGCCACGGATACCGCGGTGGCGCTGGGGATAACGCCCGCCGGCGTAGTGGATTCGTGGAGCGAGAAGCCGATGTATCGCTACCTGCGTCAGGCGCTGGCCGGGGTGCCGCATGTGGGGCTGGAAACGCAACCCAGCCTGGAAGACATCGTGCTGCTGAAGCCCGACGCTATCGTCGCGTCGCGCTTTCGTCATCAGCGGCTGGAGCCGCTGCTGTCGCAGATTGCGCCGGTGGTGATGCTGGATGAAATCTATCAGTTCAAAAAAACGGTGCAGGTGATGGGGCAGGCGCTCCAGCGTCAGGCGGTGGCCGATCAGTTGCTGCAACACTGGCAGCAGCGGGTGAGCTGGCTGCGCGAGCAGTTGCAGCGCAAATTCGGCGGCGACTGGCCGCCGACCGTGTCGATACTGGATATCCGCGAAGACCATATCCGCAGCTATTTGCCCGGCAGTTTTCCCGGCTCGGTGCTGAGCGAATTGGGGTTCGGCTGGAGCGACGCCAGCCGAACCCAGCCGGGCGTGTCCCTCAAACTGACCAACAAAGAGAGCATCCCGGTGGTGGATGCCGACATCTTTTTCATTTTCCTGCGATCCGAGAGTCCGTCTGTGCAACGCAACTATGAATCCCTGATTCGCCACCCGCTGTGGCAGCAATTACGCGCCCCGCGGCGTAATCAGGTGTGGGTGGTGAATGGCGTCACCTGGAGCCTGTCCGGCGGTATTCTGGGCGCCAACATGATGCTGGACGATATCGCCCGGGTCACCGGCATCGCAGGAGGCGCGTCATGAGTCATGCCGTGATACCGGCCGGGACGCGGATAGCGCCCGGTCAGGTGCTGGCGGGCGGCGGTGTTTGCCTGCTGGTGCTGGCCGTCCTCAGTCTGATGGTCGGGCCGATGTGGATTGCGCCGTCGCAGGTGTTGGGCGCGCTGTGGCACCCGGACCCGCTCAACGTCAGCCATATTCTGGTCACCTCGACCCGCCTGTCCCGCACCCTGATCGCCATCGTGGTAGGCGCAAGTCTGGCGGTGGCGGGCGCGTTGATGCAGGTGCTGACACGCAACCCGCTGGCATCGCCGGGTCTGTTCGGCATCAACGCCGGGGCGATGTTTTTTCTGATTGTCTGTGTGTCGCTGTTTCCCAAAGTGGCGATGTCGGTGTGGCTGTGGTCGGCGTTTGCCGGTGCGGCGGTGGCCGGGTGTCTGGTGTGGCTGATCGGCACGATGGGCAAGGGCAGTCTTAACCCGTTGCGTATGGTGCTGGCGGGCGCGGCCATCACCGCCATGTTCGCCGCCTTCAGTCAGGCGATGCTGGTGGTGAATCAGGAAGGGCTGGATACGGTGCTGTTCTGGCTGGCGGGGTCGGTGGCCGATCGCGAACTGGCGATGGTGTTGCCGCTGATGGGCTACTGTCTGGCGGCGCTGGCAGGCGCACTGCTGCTGTCGGGGCAGGTCAACGTGCTGAACGCCGGGGAAGCCATCGCCCGTGGATTGGGGCAGCGCACCGGGCGCATCCGGCTGCTGATGAGCCTGCTGGTTGTGGCGTTGGCCGGCGGCGCGGTGGCGATGGCGGGCAGTATCGGCTTTGTCGGGCTGATTGTGCCGCACATGGCCCGCAAACTGTTGCCTGCCGACCACCGCTGGCTGCTGCCCGGCTGCGCGCTGCTGGGGGCGTGCCTGCTGCTGTTGGCGGATATCCTGGCGCGGGTGGTGATTGTGCCGCAGGAGGTGCCGGTTGGCGTGATGACCGCGCTGTTCGGCGCGCCGTTCTTTATTTTTCTGCTGCGGCGCGGAGGTCGTTATGGATAAGCGTGGGGGCATGGATCATGTGCTGGTGTGGCGGCAGGGGCGTTTTTCCCGCCAGATCAACCTGACCACCGTCGGCCGGGTGTCGCTGGCGCTGTTGCTGGTGCTGGCGGTGATGGTGGCGTCGCTTGGCGTCGGCAAACTGATGTTGTCGCCGTGGGAGGTGGTGCGGGCGTTGTGGTCGTCGCAGCCTGAAGGCGCGGCGCTGATCGTGCAACAGTTACGGTTGCCGCGGGTGGTGCTGGCCGCATTGGTCGGCGGCGCGCTGGCGGTGTCCGGGCTGATTCTGCAAGCGATGATCCGCAATCCGCTGGCCTCGCCGGATATTCTGGGCATCACCAGCGGCGCCAGCGCGGCGGCGGTGTTCTACTTATCGTTTCTTAGCGCCACGCTGGGGGCGCACTACCTGCCGCTGGCGGCGATGATCGGCGCCGCGACGGCGGCGCTGGCGGTGTATTGGCTGGCGTGGCAATCGGGCGTATCGCCGCAGCGGCTGGTGCTGACCGGCGTCGGCGTGTCGGCGTTGTTGATGGCGGCCACCACCTTCATGCTGGTGTTCAGCCCGCTGACCACCACGCTGTCGGCCTACGTCTGGCTGACCGGCAGCGTCTACGGCGCCAGCTGGCGCGAAACCCGCGAGCTGGGCGGCTGGCTGCTGCTGATTGCGCCGTGGCTGGTGTTGCTGGCGCGTCAGGTACGGGTGCAGCAACTGGAT is a window of Dickeya solani IPO 2222 DNA encoding:
- a CDS encoding type III PLP-dependent enzyme; translation: MAKLPQHVHDVIVRLQQQHTDPLAAFVYDLTALRQHVGEVMAALPPGVELYYAIKANSEKPILDALAPLVHGFEISSGGEIARVAGCDTRKPFVFSGPGKLDSDFDLALEQGVEAVHVESRHEIARLQQRAKQHGVVQPVFIRINPELASSLTSKLAMAGTPTPFGMDEADLADAVREVDNASHLQLKGFHVHAMSHQMVVARHQQLLDLYLTRWPQWRALSAHPQHITHLNVGGGIGVPYLTPERFDWPALCDYLRTRLAQQPDAPIVRFEPGRFISAYCGYYAIEVLDKKRSHGKHFLVCRGGTHQFRLPVAQGHDHPVIHLPLASAPTTGETRDWTVVGQLCTPKDVLSRDQRLTDVNIGDLLVLPLAGAYGYNISHADFLCHPRPGQYFITDEGLITDALFTTDDGMTADVAGAVSRVE
- a CDS encoding DHA2 family efflux MFS transporter permease subunit; protein product: MWNNAVPRWLVVVNVLLGTTTVSLNNSTLNPALPAFIEVFHIGPLLATWIVAAFMVSMGMTMPLTGYLGYRLGNKPLYLLGVALFISGSLLGMLADSISLVIAARTVQGVASGLMIPLSLTLIFSVYPKQERGGITGVWGAIVMLAPALGPLCGGILLEWFSWRALFAMNIPVGALALLMGLVVLPKTAPGERKPFDMTGYVLVSAGIGLLMVGAGRLHHAAALANPLNLLMLLAAAVCLTAFVRVELRKREPLLNLRIFQLHGYRLSVVIAVVQSVGMFECLVLLPMLVQMVMGYSAIWTGLALLCTALFASLFGKIGGSLLDRHGPSRVVGVGVLLTALATVGLGMAGAQTSIGVVFGWMMLRGAGLGLSYMPVTTAGLNVLPEILVTQGAAMNNISRRLVSSLAIVMASLYLEFRLADSGLAHEAVRAAAISETFIATGMLILLALPCALRFPTATDEAAANALLAGASTLPAGTRESR
- a CDS encoding IucA/IucC family protein, with amino-acid sequence METLSPVVFQDTACDWLPHMDAQRYQLVEQRVVGQLLQTLLYEDVLPYRRTPIGDGNSQFAITGRDAQQVPVEYRCNGLFSDSFDLIRLDYASVRRIGPDGDAQSPNLHQMLEELLGEQESNPFLTRFVQELEQTQLKDLQSRAQDYQPGKPAHQLSFDQLERHFMDAHSYHPCYKSRIGFSLQDNAQWGPEFGQPFAIVWLALAKPLASANHSSKLDLDDFLQTEFGAARWQAFGEQLARQGRKAQDYQLIPVHPWQWKNVIAPVFYPELVSGELIYLGASDDRWQAQQSIRTLANVTEKTRPYVKLAMSMTNTSSTRILARHTVMNGPIITDWLQQLIDTDQTARNLKFVILGEVAGVSFDTQPLPATRMAQAYGVMGAIWRESIHQYLQPDEQAVPFNGLSHVEHRYDGGEQAPFIDAWIRQYGLEAWTRQLLQVTVSPIIHMLYAEGIGMESHGQNIVLVVRDGWPQRIALKDFHDGVRYSPDHLARPAMRPDLVPLPASHAKINRNSFILTEDVNAVRDFTCDSFFFICLAEMAIFLRRHYPLPEAQFWEMTAEVVLRYQAEHPQHRSRYSLFDVFAPTYEVEELTKRRLLGDGERRFKSVPNPLHLFRPSSC
- a CDS encoding HpcH/HpaI aldolase family protein, with translation MLRTNQLKRKLAAGSPVYGLIASIPSPVSVELIAEAGFDFVIIDTEHVLINPETVENMIRVAESYALTPLVRVADANPKTMLRLLDGGAQGIVLPMVEQAEQVRAAVRACHYHPQGERSLNSGRPGAFGKHSLAEYVALANREIMLVAMIESAEGVRQADAIAAVEGLDMILEGAADLSQSLGMPWQTAAAPVQAALAEVRRAADAHAVAYCAIPRQHDDHARWREQGVHAFVLGDERGIAFRALQARLAATISAEGQ
- a CDS encoding IucA/IucC family protein, which codes for MDSNAMKTTSHYKDAGHSVMQDLVDCLLAEEFFGPQLLALYTPNEWRQQYGQPVPFGALDSAACLWRWCSDEREQRHLVVALRPGITQRWEKVPDTMVYAWQQGGNDWRELEPESFMNLVFAGQHGEEGNAGDTHAAENNAKGQALFLDVLNTSVEQTALSREHRIDTDNLLTRSNADFFHVMERWASLRDRPFHPTAKAKQGLNAEEYRRYVAEFAEPVALNWVAVAKDRLQCGDGISDTADQYPAGYLLPQAEQVALQQELAARGIADTHIALPVHPWQFDHILETQLGDAFRNGDCHRLDFSAARYLPTSSLRSMTPCFASADYLKLPMAVYSLGASRYLPAVKMINGGLSEALLRQAHDKDAVLQERLYLCDEGKWWAFMPPQATLFDEAPRHLSAMVRSYPSALFDDPDYRLMPMAALGTPLPGSSRHFFDDWLAYRGLPTNADSVLTLFAELCHCFFDINFRMFRLGMLGEIHGQNAVLVWKAGQAHGLLLRDHDSLRIHVPTLEQNGMQDPMYRIKQGHANTLYHERLDDLLFWLQTLGIQVNMRAIIETLSLTYEVEAATLWGVMRREINGAIDRAGFAADTQAMLKTRLFDAPNWPQKLLITPMIARAGGPGSMPFGKGEVINPFQSIIVNKQ
- a CDS encoding ABC transporter substrate-binding protein — protein: MNEYLLSRRRLLRLSLSLLPLGLGRPALAQSLFMPQRVITLFQGATDTAVALGITPAGVVDSWSEKPMYRYLRQALAGVPHVGLETQPSLEDIVLLKPDAIVASRFRHQRLEPLLSQIAPVVMLDEIYQFKKTVQVMGQALQRQAVADQLLQHWQQRVSWLREQLQRKFGGDWPPTVSILDIREDHIRSYLPGSFPGSVLSELGFGWSDASRTQPGVSLKLTNKESIPVVDADIFFIFLRSESPSVQRNYESLIRHPLWQQLRAPRRNQVWVVNGVTWSLSGGILGANMMLDDIARVTGIAGGAS
- a CDS encoding FecCD family ABC transporter permease yields the protein MSHAVIPAGTRIAPGQVLAGGGVCLLVLAVLSLMVGPMWIAPSQVLGALWHPDPLNVSHILVTSTRLSRTLIAIVVGASLAVAGALMQVLTRNPLASPGLFGINAGAMFFLIVCVSLFPKVAMSVWLWSAFAGAAVAGCLVWLIGTMGKGSLNPLRMVLAGAAITAMFAAFSQAMLVVNQEGLDTVLFWLAGSVADRELAMVLPLMGYCLAALAGALLLSGQVNVLNAGEAIARGLGQRTGRIRLLMSLLVVALAGGAVAMAGSIGFVGLIVPHMARKLLPADHRWLLPGCALLGACLLLLADILARVVIVPQEVPVGVMTALFGAPFFIFLLRRGGRYG
- a CDS encoding FecCD family ABC transporter permease, with the translated sequence MDKRGGMDHVLVWRQGRFSRQINLTTVGRVSLALLLVLAVMVASLGVGKLMLSPWEVVRALWSSQPEGAALIVQQLRLPRVVLAALVGGALAVSGLILQAMIRNPLASPDILGITSGASAAAVFYLSFLSATLGAHYLPLAAMIGAATAALAVYWLAWQSGVSPQRLVLTGVGVSALLMAATTFMLVFSPLTTTLSAYVWLTGSVYGASWRETRELGGWLLLIAPWLVLLARQVRVQQLDDGLAQGIGVRVQWLRVALLLLSVALAGAAIAWGGAMAFVGLIAPHIAKRLVAPGFAGQAAMAFLSGAGLVMVADLCGRTLFLPLDLPAGIFVSALGAPFFLYLLIKQHH